The window TGCAAGGCTGCAGGGCAAGGTTTTTTGTTGAAAAGGCAGCCAATATCGTGGAAGCTTGATCAAGATAAGCTGCAAAATTGGTTTTAGAGGTATTTTTATCTCGCAGCTTACTAATTCGATCGCTAAGGAGGGGATGTTCTATGATATGGAGGGACATTAGCTTTAATTTTTAAAATGAAAATAGAGCAAGTTTCATACCCTTTTTGACTCTTCCTTCTAGAAATTATAGGTAATATCTTGTTGCTATGAAAGAAAAACAACTTGAACTTCTCAGGCGCCCAAGAAGGCTGAGAGCAACTAGACAAGTACGAAGCCTGGTAGCGGAAACCCGATTGGATATTGCAGACCTTATTTGTCCTCTCTTTGTTCATGAAAAAGAGGCTAAAGAAGAAATCCCTTCTATGCCGGGGATATGTCGCTACTCCCTGGAAAGCCTTTTGGAAGAATGTGCATTGCTCAAGGAGAAGGGAATTAATGCGGTAGCCCTGTTTCCTTGTATACCGAGGGAAAAAAAAGATAACTTAGGCTCTTATGCCTTGAATCCCGAGGGGATTATCCCTAGAGCGGTAGAAGCAATAAAAAAGACAGTTGCCGATCTGTTGGTCATTACAGATGTAGCCTTGGACCCTTATACCCTCCATGGGCATGACGGGTTGTGGAATGAAAAAATCAAGGATGTGGATAATGACGCTACTGTTGAGATATTGGTTCAAATGGCGGTCATGCTTGCTCAAAAAGGGGCGGATTTTGTCGCTCCATCGGACATGATGGACGGCCGGGTCGGCGCCATAAGAAAGGCACTTGATTCAGAAGGACTTTCAAAAACTTCAATCCTTGCCTATTCCGCTAAATTTGCATCGGCTTTTTATGGCCCCTTTCGGGATGCCGTGGGTTCAGGAAAACAAAAAGGGATGTACCTGGATAAAAAGACCTACCAGCTTAATCCTTCTAATAGCCGAGAAGCTTGTTTGGAGGCGGTACTGGATGAAAAGGAAGGGGCGGATATATTGATGGTGAAGCCCGCCGGTCCTTACCTGGATATCATTCACCGGATCCGGCAAAAGACCTTGCTCCCCCTTGCTGCCTACCAAGTTTCAGGAGAGTATGCCTCGATTATAGCGGCCGGGCTCAAAGGTTGGATTGACCCTAAGCAAGCTGCCTTGGAATCTTTACTGGCTATAAAGAGGGCCGGGGCGGATATCATAATAACCTATTTTGCCGGATCTTTGGCCAGGGATCCTTTTTTTAATTTTTAGTATTGTTATGGAATCTTTCGGGCGATTCAGAGCCGTAGAAGAGGCCTTAGAGGCTTTCCAGCAGTTTTCTGAATTTGCAAGAACAAAATTTAAAGCTCATCCTGATTGGTTAGAGTGGATCAAAAGCATGGAAATTTCTGATCCCGGCCATTTCCGTGGACCGGGAAGGCTCAACATTGATTGGATGGAAAGTCTATCCCGTTATCCTTCAACTTTGCAGGGGCGCATTGAAGCCCTGAAGCAATTAAAACAAAGAGAAATTCTCAGGATAGGTTTTTTCGATTTTTCCTTGGTATGGAACTTGGAGAAAGTTTTGAAAAACCTTTCTCTGGTGGCGGATTTTTGCTTGGAAATCCTTTTAAAACTGGCTAAAGAAGGCCATCCTCCCTTTTGTTCCTTTCCCTTCGCCATTATATCGATGGGAAAATTAGGGGGAAACGAACTCAATTACAGTTCTGATATTGACCTGGTTTTCATCCATAACGGCTCCGATGACCATCACGACAATGCTAACCGTTTGGGTAAAAAAATAGTACAGCTTTTTTCTTTCGCCCATGGCGGCTTTTACCGAATCGATCTCCGGCTAAGGCCAGAAGGCCATAGCGGAATTCTCGTTCCTTCTCTCAAGTATTGTGAAAACTATTATTTTTCCTTGGGAGAAAGCTGGGAGAGGATGGCTTTAATTAAAGCTCGAAGATCGGCTGGAGATAGCTCTCTAGCCTACGAATTTGAAATTTTGCGTTCTCTTTTTTCTTTCCCAAAGCATTTAACCGAAGAAATGTTCGAAGAGGTCATAGAAATCAAGTCCAGGATTGAAAAGGAGATCCTGGCCGAAGATTCCAGGAAGAGAAATATTAAACTTGGAGAAGGAGGCATACGGGAAATCGAATTTATAGTGCAGGCTTTTCAGGTTGTTTATGGGGCCCGTTTCCCTATTCTCCAAGGCCGGTCGACTCTGGAAACCCTCGATTGTCTCTATGAGTGCGGACTCATTCCTGGAAAAGAGGTTGAAGAGCTCAAAAGAGCCTACGTTTTTTTCAGGCAACTAGAAAATAGGCTGCAGATGGTAGCCGATCTTCAAACGCACCTGATACCCGATAATGAAAAAGCAAAGGAGGCAATCGCTTCTTCTTTGGGTTTGGAACTTGAACAGTTTGAAACCCTAATCGAGAATTACAGGGCCACCGTCCGTAGGCTCTTTTCTTCTCTCTTTCCCCTTTCCAATGAAAAAAAAGAGTTTATTTTTAACCTTGAGATCTTTTCTGATCCTCAAAAAGCAAAGCGGGATTTACAATCTCTTGAAGGTGGACATTCCTTTAGAACGATAAAATCCTTGAGGCGGCTTTTTCCTTTATTGGAGGAAAAACTAAAAAACATGGTTGATCCCAACCTCTGTTTGAGCAGGTTTGTCCAGTTTACCGACAAATATGGTCTAAAATCCATGCTTTTTGAATCTTTAGCTTCGAGTCCAAAGGCTCTTGAACTGCTATTGCGGCTTTTTGATTCTAGTTCTTTTTTTACCGAAATTCTCTTGTTTCAACCCGAGCTATTCGAGGATGTATGCAGGAGTGACGGTCTTTACACCAAGAAAACGGTCGATGCTTTTTATAGCGAATTGGCCTTGATTGACAAAGATCATAAGACCCGGTTTCGGATCTATAGAAAAGGGGAACTATTTAGAAT is drawn from Methylacidiphilum infernorum V4 and contains these coding sequences:
- the hemB gene encoding porphobilinogen synthase encodes the protein MKEKQLELLRRPRRLRATRQVRSLVAETRLDIADLICPLFVHEKEAKEEIPSMPGICRYSLESLLEECALLKEKGINAVALFPCIPREKKDNLGSYALNPEGIIPRAVEAIKKTVADLLVITDVALDPYTLHGHDGLWNEKIKDVDNDATVEILVQMAVMLAQKGADFVAPSDMMDGRVGAIRKALDSEGLSKTSILAYSAKFASAFYGPFRDAVGSGKQKGMYLDKKTYQLNPSNSREACLEAVLDEKEGADILMVKPAGPYLDIIHRIRQKTLLPLAAYQVSGEYASIIAAGLKGWIDPKQAALESLLAIKRAGADIIITYFAGSLARDPFFNF
- a CDS encoding [protein-PII] uridylyltransferase family protein; the encoded protein is MESFGRFRAVEEALEAFQQFSEFARTKFKAHPDWLEWIKSMEISDPGHFRGPGRLNIDWMESLSRYPSTLQGRIEALKQLKQREILRIGFFDFSLVWNLEKVLKNLSLVADFCLEILLKLAKEGHPPFCSFPFAIISMGKLGGNELNYSSDIDLVFIHNGSDDHHDNANRLGKKIVQLFSFAHGGFYRIDLRLRPEGHSGILVPSLKYCENYYFSLGESWERMALIKARRSAGDSSLAYEFEILRSLFSFPKHLTEEMFEEVIEIKSRIEKEILAEDSRKRNIKLGEGGIREIEFIVQAFQVVYGARFPILQGRSTLETLDCLYECGLIPGKEVEELKRAYVFFRQLENRLQMVADLQTHLIPDNEKAKEAIASSLGLELEQFETLIENYRATVRRLFSSLFPLSNEKKEFIFNLEIFSDPQKAKRDLQSLEGGHSFRTIKSLRRLFPLLEEKLKNMVDPNLCLSRFVQFTDKYGLKSMLFESLASSPKALELLLRLFDSSSFFTEILLFQPELFEDVCRSDGLYTKKTVDAFYSELALIDKDHKTRFRIYRKGELFRIFLRDILGLANLLEIEEEYTALAEAILKRALQLCHARSNAIIGMGRLGGKELGYGSDLDCLFIGNNLSGALELNRFLSEMSPVGILYNFDFRLRPHGEGPIVLDEKVYEDYYRTQALFWEIQALHRARFVCGDEQKAQKFIRFVDELWLDWSNHIPWQEFFALRERIQKERDSHVPPIYRFKTSPGGLLDIELGLQIWLMLRKIREPSLWKGFLWLEKEDPQASHAAQKGYLFLRKVESVLRRERNSPVSVLPVEEQGQAKLAKLLGFKSAKDFMEYYSQVLESNQKLFERLTSQKLP